TTATGGGTTCGAGCCGTATAATCAGCTACTGATACTTTCATCAGGATAGACTGCCAACATCACATCCCATTGAAGTGTAGTCTTTTCTCGAACCTTACGTGAACGCAAACTACTTTGTGCATGGAGCTGCCCGTTCACTATCATAGTTGATAAAATTTAATAACTTTATTGTTAGTGAATACAATTCAGTTACTTTAATCTGACAAAAGTAGTTTTGTGACTTTAATTCCTAAAATTTTGTGACCGTGCGTGAAAATTATCAACTCACATACAATCAAAATGAAAATTAAATGAGTtttagtactccctccgttcacttttacttatccattatataaatatattttcatgtttacttgtccactatactaaatcaagagaaaaatatttttttttttgttttacctATATTATTAACTGCTCATTCCCCAAATCAATTCccaaaacttttaaaaatactaTCATTATTATGAATAAAATTGTAAAGTTCAAAGATGACAACTAAAAGTATACTAGGGAGTATAATAATACCAGGAGATTTTGGCACGTTTGACATCCAACTCTTTCTCAGTAAACACCTTATCAGGACCAAGTTTCATTAATCTTTCTTTAACTTCATCAGATCCTGGCTTATCTCTTATGATATTAATGCTATGAATTCCACGAAGTCGAGCTAGCTGAATAATACATTGCCCCGTAATGCTTGTGGCTCCATTTTGCACAATCGAGTCTCCTATTTATGGAAATTAAACACATAAATTAATGAGTAAAAAAGAGAGGGAATTAAACAATAAAACACTAAGTAATTAATTTGACAAATAATTAACCTGGTTTTAAAGTAACAAACTCATCGAGCATTCTCAAGGCGCTCACTGGATTAACAGAAACAGTGGCAGCATATTCTATTGGGGTGCTTTTATCAATTTTGTGCCACAtactttgttcttgtacaatgtACGTTTGCCATGACCCTGAGCACAACATAAagacaatattaattatattatcgcatttaatttatatatactgATTGTGCAAAAAATTTTGACATTTAGCACAGTGTAATGTAGCTGGTTGTCTACTTTATTTAAGAGTTATTAATTACCCTCATTATAGACAAATTTTTGGTGCTACAtctttagtgttatttgatgATAGTACATAAATATTTTATACCGTCAGTGTATATAAGCTGCACTAATCTTACTTCCTGCAGAGTAAAAGCAACTCACCATGGACTTGTGTTACgcgcacatatatatatatatatattcaaatatACGTCGTGCATCTATTGCTTTGGTATAAACAGTAGGTGTGTATAAGTTTTTACCGAAGAGTGAATCTATGTAATATTGTAATTATAAGACACATAAAATATTACCTTGAATATAAGGAAAACGTATAACCAAATCTCCCGGGGAAAGAGCCTTAACAGCAGAGCCAACAGAATGTACAATTCCCACCCCTTCCCCTCCACCGACTGTTGGTAGTGGTGACCGGTCTGGATATACTCCTGTTGATCAATTAATTATTCAGCAAAATACATGGGAAAAAGGTTAACTATATTCTAATAATATTCAGATGATAagatgaaaaatgctaagttttcgaTTGCAAAAAGATCATTAATAAGGGACCAGATAAATCAAAGGTAGAAATATAATAATGTATCATTTTCTTTGTGCtagaaagaaaagagtatacaCAGTATATCACATAACATGGAACAGGGAGAGTAccactccctccgttccaatttatgaaGATATTCGAAATTTGTGATCCTAAATAAATCAAAAAGGGGTCTAGGAAAAGCTTCTTATTAAGGGTAAAATTGTAAGCAAATGCGaatttaggatttgagtcttatGGGTTCCTACCGTAATTTCAGATTAATATGCAATAATAACTGGGTTCACAAttagatatttataaatatttagtgaatttttaaatataaatacaGAGTCTACACAAGAGTTACTGGTTCCCGGGAACCCGCATTCTATGCTCTAGGTCCGCCCCTGATTGTAAGTTtaaactaaattattttcaaattgagAAAATGAGTCATTCTTTTTAGGACGGACCAAAAATGAAagaggttcacataaactgaaacggaggaagtatttttttagcaaaaataaaaataaaaatgagtaCTATTTCACATAAGCCTTTCTTTATGAAATATACGTGATGTGCaacaaaaagaattaaaaaaaaaatgccAACTTATAAATTTTGATGGCTTTTTATCTCCATTCTCACTAATTTTTAGGGGTGGCAGTTTGAGCCCGAGCCCATTCAACATACCCAATTCGTTTAAGGTTGGGTCGGTTATTGTTCGATCATTTGTTGAATTGTCCATCTTGACCAACTCATCTCAGCTCATCTAAAGTTGGGCTGATTTTAGCCAAAATTGATTTACAAGTAACTTTACTAAAacatatttaaaataatttttttttgtttgatatgttGTATATgaccaaaacaaaagaaaaaaatttattttgGTAATTAAACAACTTATAAGAAAATAACGTTCATTATTTAaagattggtaagagttgagcgGGTTGCGCTATTATCCAAAATTTAACCCATATTCACCCCATACATCTCAGTCTAAGTAACTTTTGGACGGATCATTAACCCACTCATTATTGACTCAGGCTATTTTGACATGTCCAAAACTAGTCCAACCCGTCCATTTAACACCCCTGGACTAATTGCTATAGGCAAGATGATATGAGTCAATTTGTCTCGAGCGCCATTATATactcagacctctctataacagcattCCTATATAAACAGTACTTCATTATAAAAGCCAAGCTTTTTACGAAATCAATTTTTGTGTTATGTCATAATATGTGTTCTTTATAACAACAATTTGCTATAATATCAAACAATATTCGGAACAAATAAGGCTGTTATAAAGAGGTTTGATTGTATATTGTTTGACTTAAAAGATATTGAaacttttttgaacaaatcaatcagagatgaaagggtaaatcttagccagacataataaattccagacAAAGAACTAACAGCATGAATCATACGTAGGAATAAAGAGAATATAAATGATCTTATTGTGATTTAAAGTTGTATCTCCCATCAATCGATGAGGAGATTGCTTTACATACTTTTCTAGAGATTCATTCTTCTCTCTCAAGAATAATAGAAGAGAGCTATTTTGGTTTTTTTCGAGAGATAGCTGGAGCAGCCCCCTTTTTGAAAGCTTTCCCTTGCTATATATAGTCATGACACCCTTGCCCTTTGTTTGGCTCGACGTCCTCTTGCCTCCAATGGGTCTTAGTCATGATTTTAGGCGCCGTTCTTGTCAACTCGTCGGATGCCGGGAAAGGGACATGGAGCGGGTTATATTATCTTTCACTACTCGGTCACTTAGGCGGGATGTTGGTCAGCTCGGTCGTGATGATCATGTTTTGACCAATACATATATTACACCGAACATAATCAGAATTGGTGATTAACTGACTTGGCCAATGCAATGGACACACTTGAACGACACCTCAGATCCAATACGTACTTAATAAATTTAATTCACACTGATTGTGTAAATATTTGCATAAAATTTTAAATCTTTTCTAAAATACTTACTTACCTCTTACCTTATATTTTGGTATGTTACTTATGAGAGCGAAacagaaaaagaataaaatatttatgaAATCTCTCGAAACAACCAAAGGGTAAACACTCAAATTTAATAAAAACGAAACTAAGCAAACATATGTTTCAAACCCGATTGTAATTTagagaaatatatatttttagtaactcctaaaaataacaaccattaaaatatataattttttgtgTCTATGTAtactatatataaaaaatatacatattttatatacTTTTCGACTAATGAATTAGTTTCAAATGACCAGTCAATTTTGCATTTTGTCCATTAATTTATCCGATACTATATAAGGATAAGTAACAATACATTTATTACAACATTGTGGTTACAATTTGGCAAGGATGCTTCCAATTTTAAGTAATTGGCAAAGAATAATTTTTAAACCTTTATGACTTTACTATTATAGTACGTAACATTTAGTTACTTTAATATCACTGAAAACATTTTATGACTAAATTGTTATAGTGGATAAACTTTATTGACCATAATTAACTATCATGTAACTGTTCGCTTTACCGTCCAACAATGTATCactggaaaaaaaaaacttctAGTCTCCTAATATAAATTATTGATATATCATTAAGTAAAATCTCTTCTGATCACATGCCTATTGTATCAAGGAGACTGATTCCTATTATGGCCTTTTTAATCAATAAAACAAAAACATCTAatgtcttatatatatatatatatatatatatatatatatatatatatatatatatatatatatatatatatagtgtgtgtgtgttttttacCCGatgaggggtataagggagtttttttaatttaattgacattaatcgaaattgaattatttattttatttcagagtcgccacttggaataatttatggtgtcccaagtcatcggttatttttaaaatctcaaatcgaggaaaatttgacttcatttaaagtctgcgaaaccagaaagACTAGGTacagaattctgttaacccgggagaaggtgttagtgTCACATCCTAAACTACCCCCTAGACGTGACTAGCACTCAGCTAACACCACTCGTCAGGCGAACCAATTCCTGTACTCTTAACCTTTTATATAAGTACTAAAAGAAACACGTACATGTCCAAATGCATTAAATATTACTAAATATGAAATAATTATTCgactaaaattataatttattTATAGATCTAAAGAACAGTCAAATAATAAAACTCTAACCCAAATTTCATACTAAGACTGTGGAGCATCTAATAGAGTAATAGAAGTTTAAGTGACGGGCATGCAAACCCACAAGAAATAATAGACATAAGATAGGTAGAGCTGAAATAGCGGCCTCCACGAATAATGCGGCGGCTCACCTCAGTAATAGGATCCATTCAGCGAACTCGTTAGCCACTAGCCTCGCCCTCAGCAACAGTATCTGCATGGACATGCAAGTAAGGAGTGAGTTATACGTAAATATAATCCAGTAAGATCCTCGACCCGCCACTCTGAATACCTCTGGGACaagtgttagaaaatacaaaCATACAACAAGCACAAAAATAATATACATAGAAATCTTTCACCATATAATTACTCTATAAGGTCCAAACAATTATTCAACAACAATACTATATATATCTCAACACAATCTACCCTAAGGACTTGCCATTAACGGCAGTGCAGGAAATTAACCAAACACCCCGAGTCCACGACaacatacacaatgccccaaatctacTACGGCGGCATACACAATACCCTAATCTACCAcggcggcatacacaatgccccaaatttatcagagtaaggtttctatagaggtttagactggtaccctcaagctgacaacttgagggggaaaggcacggaaccgtcgattgcaccgctgatcgactagttttaccgcaaatacgcctttccgaatttaaagggtgatatataggaagagtgcAAATACTCATCAAGTGTttctataggattgattacgcgtggaatatgatgttgtgcatgatttatgcaataataaatagcatattgtcacgtatttgcacgttaaaatgataaatgcggtatttaaattattgaaagacagttaagaaagaaaataaagagacaagtcagttttaggaaataaaggaaatcatgAATGCTTAAGAAATAGGCAATAAAATACAAATAAGGGGGAAGGGGAAAGAGTGCACATGTATTAACAGAACAAAACATGCTTAAGattaattcataaaaaaaaacttcgttatggtaagagcctaaaatatccccagtagagtcaccatgctgtcgcgcccccttttttcttgcggagtctgggtttcgacatttctttgggacaactcatttccttttgggaattggatatggaatttgaagagtcgccacctaatggatttaaggtgcgttaaggcacctaaagcaaataactcataaaccggtttgcattaccagagattgggtaagggctcgaaataaccttgaggggaaggtgttaggcacccctcgaggtccacaacgatGGGTCCTGGCCAAACTCAaattaggtgaattagtcttataagcaaaCAAAGAAATTTAGACAAATAGATATTACGTTTAACACAAGgggtaaaaggggtcctaggttttttaacCTATAGGATCAATtttgtgcaatacttggtaatcgtccccaggttggggtgctacacatagcattagcgcacaggtcatcatatcctttactacccgattaccctccccttaTTTATTATTACCTAAGCACTCTAATAGTATCCAGTACATGCGTTATGCGTGAATTATCCGTCCCTTGCCTGTGGTCCTGGAGGTTTTTAGGACCTTTATTTAAGGAAGTTCTAGACTCGCCTAtgttgtttaaaaggagaaaactaagcgacaaacaaaagtcaGATAGGACTATCAAATAAAGATGCAATTAAAGGCTCATATCTACCTCCACAAATAGGCAAACAATTGCACGCCTCAAACAAACAGTTTTAAGCAATTTAAAAGTCCTATAccaggatatctagatgagcacaaCATATGCAACATTTTTATTAAAGCGGGCAGCAAATatctaatcagtttgcctactgattttattacttcTTGAATCTGGACAGTTTCAAGTGACAGAAAAATAACAGTTTTAAACCCCGAACTCATGCAAACTACAAGATTTCCTAAATGATAAACGGACATGATTTTTATAAACCAGGTCTCTAAGCTGTAAACTGATTACTAATTTTAGCGGCTGATTTTATCTTAAACCCTGtaggcataatttctaagtgctgaaacatgttgaaatcctatatgcatgagtTCTAAGTGCAGAAACTGATTGtaaaacttatagacatggtatctaaatgcagaaactgatttaaaactttatagacatggtatctaaatataggaactgatttaaaccttataggcatgacatctaaatgcAGGAACTGAattaaaaccttatagacatggtaattAAATGCAGAAAGTAATTTAAACCTTTTTCGCATGGTGTCTTAATGCAGGAATTGGTTTTAAACCttgtaggcatggtttctaggcGAGTAAAGCATCAATCAATTGCCAAGCGAACATCAACAAGGAA
The Nicotiana sylvestris chromosome 11, ASM39365v2, whole genome shotgun sequence DNA segment above includes these coding regions:
- the LOC104212084 gene encoding enoyl-[acyl-carrier-protein] reductase, mitochondrial-like, encoding MDNSTNDRTITDPTLNELGVYPDRSPLPTVGGGEGVGIVHSVGSAVKALSPGDLVIRFPYIQGSWQTYIVQEQSMWHKIDKSTPIEYAATVSVNPVSALRMLDEFVTLKPGDSIVQNGATSITGQCIIQLARLRGIHSINIIRDKPGSDEVKERLMKLGPDKVFTEKELDVKRAKMFLGDISEPILGLNCVGGNAATLVVKFLKQGGTMVTYEGMSKEPVTVSTSYFIFKDITLKGFWLQEWKLDQAKYRDWIDYLLALARAGKLKYDIILMHPTKRLLNDFHTALEKAMGKQGSRGKQVLKF